One window from the genome of Candidatus Woesearchaeota archaeon encodes:
- a CDS encoding SLC13/DASS family transporter: MKHNYFKLLLKFVPIFLFLLIYFLVTPENLSQNGWRAFIIFLITIYFWATGTINISITALLVILLLMITNTVTPAEALSGFSSSALFLIIIGFLLGLGLVASGLDNRIVNYFLKICKRENTILAGIMGITAFLSMIMSNTTTTLLMLPIIVRIARKTKINGVALFLATAFSANIGGVGFLIGTPPNILVAEVLNLNFNEWFFYGFPFVIIMLILLYLSFYIMFKPTSKMIKFRVENLGRFTLKEKKAASIILLALILWFTSPFHNISTVTVGLLAGLLFLLTTYSWNFFQKHTDWGIVFLLGGAISMSNALQTTGAAHWMANSFLNATGLENPLFISYSFVLFSLVITQFIQNTATAAIMAPVLVSIANTLNINPIALVLPMGISVSMAFLLPSATAPNAIMFNKSKIKIKDMAKYGALPTFFALMALFVFCYILIY; the protein is encoded by the coding sequence ATGAAGCACAATTACTTTAAGTTATTGTTAAAATTTGTACCAATATTTTTATTCTTATTAATATACTTCCTGGTTACACCTGAAAATCTTTCTCAAAACGGGTGGAGGGCTTTTATAATCTTCTTAATAACAATATATTTTTGGGCAACTGGGACCATTAACATTTCAATTACGGCATTATTGGTAATTTTGCTGTTAATGATTACAAATACAGTTACACCCGCAGAAGCATTATCAGGTTTTTCATCATCAGCGTTATTCTTAATTATAATTGGGTTCCTATTGGGTCTGGGTTTAGTCGCATCAGGCTTGGACAATAGAATAGTTAATTATTTTCTTAAAATTTGCAAACGAGAAAATACTATTCTGGCCGGAATAATGGGAATAACTGCATTCTTATCAATGATAATGTCAAATACAACCACGACATTGCTTATGCTTCCGATTATTGTTAGAATTGCTCGAAAGACAAAGATAAATGGGGTAGCATTATTCCTTGCAACAGCATTTTCTGCTAACATCGGGGGTGTAGGTTTTTTGATTGGAACCCCGCCAAACATTTTAGTCGCCGAAGTTTTAAACTTAAACTTCAATGAATGGTTTTTTTATGGGTTTCCATTTGTAATAATTATGTTAATTTTGTTATATTTGTCATTTTATATCATGTTCAAGCCTACTTCAAAGATGATTAAATTCAGAGTTGAAAATTTAGGGAGATTTACTCTAAAAGAAAAAAAAGCCGCATCTATTATCTTGCTTGCACTAATTCTGTGGTTTACATCCCCTTTTCATAATATCTCAACAGTTACTGTGGGCTTATTGGCCGGGTTATTATTCTTATTAACGACATATTCATGGAATTTTTTTCAGAAACACACAGATTGGGGCATAGTTTTTTTGTTGGGCGGCGCAATTTCAATGAGCAACGCGCTGCAAACAACTGGTGCGGCGCATTGGATGGCAAACTCATTTTTAAATGCAACGGGTTTAGAAAATCCATTATTTATATCGTACAGCTTTGTGTTATTTAGTTTAGTAATTACTCAATTTATACAAAACACGGCAACAGCCGCAATCATGGCGCCGGTATTAGTTAGTATTGCAAATACCCTAAATATAAACCCCATTGCATTAGTGCTTCCAATGGGTATTAGTGTATCAATGGCATTCCTTTTGCCAAGCGCAACAGCACCAAATGCAATCATGTTTAATAAATCCAAAATCAAAATTAAAGATATGGCAAAGTATGGTGCATTACCAACATTTTTTGCGTTAATGGCATTATTTGTATTTTGTTATATTTTGATTTATTAA
- a CDS encoding AAA family ATPase encodes MAPKKYVLTGGPSAGKSSILIGLEFSGESVVNEAATDYIRYMQAQFKPEP; translated from the coding sequence ATGGCTCCAAAAAAATATGTTTTAACAGGGGGACCAAGCGCAGGTAAAAGCTCTATTCTTATAGGTCTTGAATTTTCAGGCGAATCTGTAGTTAATGAGGCAGCTACTGATTATATAAGATATATGCAAGCCCAATTTAAGCCGGAACCATGA
- a CDS encoding ATP-binding protein, with translation MRECKISENLERIFLDRGIPDGLAYEKEGTENYQIILDIAKKTRYDQIFVVKPLEFTRTTQVRRENRGEALELCQKMDEVYKGLGYTPLKIEAGPLEERIKFIFEHLN, from the coding sequence TTGAGAGAATGTAAAATATCTGAGAACTTGGAGAGAATATTTCTTGATAGGGGAATACCCGACGGTTTAGCTTATGAAAAAGAGGGTACTGAAAATTATCAAATAATTCTGGATATTGCAAAAAAGACGCGGTATGATCAAATTTTTGTTGTTAAACCCTTGGAGTTTACAAGAACTACTCAAGTAAGAAGAGAAAATCGTGGAGAAGCTTTAGAACTATGTCAAAAGATGGATGAAGTGTATAAAGGTTTAGGTTATACGCCTTTAAAAATAGAGGCAGGGCCTTTAGAAGAACGAATTAAATTTATATTTGAACATTTAAACTGA